The segment CGCGGTTGGGTTCGTGGATGTAACGGACGAAGAAACGGCTAGCCGCATGGGCGATACAGTCGGCAAAACCTTCCGCTCTTAGATCGGCAGTGGCCAGGATGGCAGAATCGGGGGTCAACCAGCCTCCGTTGGCCAAGAACAGGACGTCGTTGTGAGCGTAATGGCCCGGTTTGGTCGGCACGGTCTTGATCGCCTCTTTGGGGTTTGGCGGGTAGGGATTCTTGACAATCGTGTTGAGGATGGGCGTTAGCAGTCGGACATAGCGCGCCAGCGACACTGCCAGTTCGAACTTGCCGAGAATGTCTTTTCCTCTGAAGTTGTCGGCGCTGGCCAAGCCGCGCGCTGTAACTTCCCAAACTGCCGAACGTGCCCAATCCGGATGTCTTTGGTCCAGGCGCCTTGCAATCCTTGGAGCGGTGGACACCGGTTTGCTCAGAGACTGGCTCAGCGCTCTTTCTAACTTAGCCATATAGCCGGAGAATGCCAGAGCGAATTCGTATCGCCTTAAGGGGTGTTTCGCTGCTGGATTGTTAGATGTTTTGGGAATGTCGAGGTGCTTTCGCACGCGATCCAAGTCGCTCAGATCGTCCGGCGGTTGGAACAGTCGTCTCATCGTCCTGCCTCTGCGATGGCCGGCATCTCGTCAAGGGCGCGACCGGTGCCGAGCGCAACGCAGGAGAGCGGGTCGTCGGCTACTCGCACTGGGATATCGGTCGCCTCTTGCAAGAGGCGGTCCAATCCACGGAGAAGCGCGCCTCCGCCGGTCAGGACGATTCCCCTTTCGATGATGTCTGATGCCAGTTCGGGCGGCGTCTCTTCTAGTGCCGATTTGAGTTTCTCAACGATATGGTTCACAGGTTCGCTCAAGGCTTCCCGGATCTCGGGCGAGTTGATTTTTACTGTTCGCGGTAGTCCAGCGACCAAGTCGCGGCCTCGAATCTCCATCTCGAGTTCGGGCTCCAAGCGGTAGGCCGAGCCGATCTTGAGTTTGATCTCCTCTGCCGTTCGCTCGCCCACCATTAGATTGTAGGCAGATCGAATATAGCGGCCGATGGCCTCGTCCATCTTGTTTCCGCCGATACGTAGGCTACGGCTCAGCACCATGCCGCCGAGAGATATGACTGCGATGTCGGTCGTACCGCCGCCGATATCGACGACCATGTTGCCGCCCGGCATATGGATGGGCAATCCGGCGCCGATCGCGGCGGCCATTGGCTCCTCGATCAAGTTGACCTCTCGCGCCCCGGCTTCTTTGGCGGCCAATTGAACGGCTCGTCGCTCGACGCCCGTAATGCCCGAAGGCACGCACACGAGCACGTGTGGCTTGAAGAGGGATCGTTTGCCCACGACTTTCTTGAAAATGTAGGAAAGCATCTCGAGCGTAATGGTGTAATCCGCGATGACGCCGTCGATCATGGGGCGGGTTGCGACGATGTTGCCAGGCGTGCGGCCCAGCATCAGCCTGGCTTCTTCTCCCACCGCCAGCACTTTGTTCGAGGGGCGAGCCATCGCAACGACGCTGGGTTCTCGCAGGACGATGCCGCGCCCCTTTTCATAGACCAAAAGATTGGCCGTGCCCAGGTCGATGCCTAGTTCAGGGATTAGGCGAAACATGCTCTCTCTTTCCTGATCGATCTGTACTAAACCGTTCAATATCCGCGCCAAGGCCTCGAAGTTTGTCTTCGAATCTCTCGTAGCCGCGGTCGACGTACTTCATGTTGTGCACTTCCGATTCGCCCTCTGCCGCCAGGGTCGCAAGCACGAGCGCTGCGCCGCCGCGAAGATCCTGCGCCCGCATCGATGCGGCATGGAGGCGGTCTACGCCTCGAATCACGATGGTTCGTCCGTCAGCATTGATGTCGGCGCCCATGCGCTGAAGTTCGGGCACATGGCCGACTCGTTTTTCATAGAGGGTCTCTTTGACCAGCGAGGCGCCGTCGGCTATCGCGAGCATAGCGCACATCGGTTGCTGAAGGTCTGTTGGAAAGCCGGGGTAGGGCATTGTGGTGATGTCTACCGCCTTGGGTCGGCCATGTCCCGAGATGCTGATCTCGTTGTCCCTCT is part of the Armatimonadota bacterium genome and harbors:
- a CDS encoding rod shape-determining protein produces the protein MFRLIPELGIDLGTANLLVYEKGRGIVLREPSVVAMARPSNKVLAVGEEARLMLGRTPGNIVATRPMIDGVIADYTITLEMLSYIFKKVVGKRSLFKPHVLVCVPSGITGVERRAVQLAAKEAGAREVNLIEEPMAAAIGAGLPIHMPGGNMVVDIGGGTTDIAVISLGGMVLSRSLRIGGNKMDEAIGRYIRSAYNLMVGERTAEEIKLKIGSAYRLEPELEMEIRGRDLVAGLPRTVKINSPEIREALSEPVNHIVEKLKSALEETPPELASDIIERGIVLTGGGALLRGLDRLLQEATDIPVRVADDPLSCVALGTGRALDEMPAIAEAGR